The following proteins come from a genomic window of Alosa alosa isolate M-15738 ecotype Scorff River chromosome 2, AALO_Geno_1.1, whole genome shotgun sequence:
- the pdha1a gene encoding pyruvate dehydrogenase E1 subunit alpha 1a isoform X1: MQKMLSIISNVLRGTASKNGAEVASEGARVVLSSRGYADFTPQASFDIKKCDLHKLEEGPPTVAVLTREEGLQYYRTMQTMRRMELKADQLYKQKIIRGFCHLYDGQEACAVGIEGGITLSDHLITAYRAHGYTMTRGGTVREILAELTGRRGGIQKGKGGSMHMYTKHFYGGNGIVGAQVPLGAGVALACKYLDKNQVCVSLYGDGAANQGQIFETYNMAALWKLPCIFICENNKYGMGTAVERAAASTDYYKRGDFIPGIRVDGMDVLCVREATKFAADYCRSGKGPMLMELQTYRYHGHSMSDPGVSYRTREEIQEVRSKSDPISLLKDRMLQNNMATVEELKEIDVEVRKEIEDAAQFATTDPEPPLEDLCNHIYSSEPPIDVRGTNPWSKLKSHS; the protein is encoded by the exons ATGCAGAAGATGCTGTCCATCATATCCAACGTTTTGCGGGGAACCGCCAGCAAGAAT GGAGCCGAGGTGGCCTCAGAG GGCGCTCGGGTGGTGCTCTCCTCTAGGGGCTACGCAGACTTCACCCCGCAGGCATCCTTCGACATCAAG aAGTGTGACCTGCATAAGCTGGAGGAAGGCCCGCCCACGGTGGCAGTGCTGACGAGGGAGGAGGGTCTGCAGTACTACAGGACCATGCAGACGATGCGGCGCATGGAGCTCAAGGCTGACCAGCTCTACAAGCAGAAGATCATCCGCGGCTTCTGCCATCTCTATGATGGACAg GAGGCCTGTGCAGTTGGCATTGAAGGGGGCATCACACTGTCGGACCACCTCATCACTGCCTACCGTGCCCACGGATACACAATGACACGCGGCGGCACCGTCAGAGAAATCCTGGCCGAGCTGACTG gtcgTCGGGGAGGAATCCAAAAAGGAAAGGGCGGGTCCATGCACATGTACACTAAGCACTTCTACGGGGGAAATGGAATCGTGGGAGCTCAG GTCCCTCTAGGTGCAGGTGTTGCCTTGGCCTGTAAATACCTGGACAAGAACCAGGTTTGCGTCAGTCTCTATGGTGACGGAGCTGCAAATCAG GGGCAGATCTTTGAGACGTACAACATGGCGGCCCTGTGGAAGCTGCCCTGCATCTTCATCTGCGAGAACAACAAGTACGGCATGGGCACTGCAGTGGAGCGCGCCGCTGCCAGCACCGACTACTACAAGAGAGGAGACTTCATCCCAGGCATACGG GTGGATGGCATGGATGtcctgtgtgtgagggaggctaCCAAGTTCGCAGCTGATTATTGCCGCTCTGGAAAG GGTCCTATGCTGATGGAACTGCAGACATACCGTTACCATGGACACAGTATGAGTGACCCTGGAGTCAG CTACCGGACACGAGAGGAAATCCAGGAGGTGCGTAGTAAGAGTGACCCTATCTCCCTGCTAAAGGATCGCATGCTTCAGAACAACATGGCCACCGTGGAGGAGCTCAAG GAAATTGACGTGGAGGTGCGTAAGGAGATTGAGGATGCAGCTCAGTTCGCCACCACTGACCCCGAGCCCCCACTGGAGGACCTCTGCAACCACATCTACTCCAGCGAGCCGCCCATCGATGTGCGCGGCACCAACCCGTGGAGCAAGCTGAAGTCCCACAGCTaa
- the pdha1a gene encoding pyruvate dehydrogenase E1 subunit alpha 1a isoform X2 translates to MQKMLSIISNVLRGTASKNGARVVLSSRGYADFTPQASFDIKKCDLHKLEEGPPTVAVLTREEGLQYYRTMQTMRRMELKADQLYKQKIIRGFCHLYDGQEACAVGIEGGITLSDHLITAYRAHGYTMTRGGTVREILAELTGRRGGIQKGKGGSMHMYTKHFYGGNGIVGAQVPLGAGVALACKYLDKNQVCVSLYGDGAANQGQIFETYNMAALWKLPCIFICENNKYGMGTAVERAAASTDYYKRGDFIPGIRVDGMDVLCVREATKFAADYCRSGKGPMLMELQTYRYHGHSMSDPGVSYRTREEIQEVRSKSDPISLLKDRMLQNNMATVEELKEIDVEVRKEIEDAAQFATTDPEPPLEDLCNHIYSSEPPIDVRGTNPWSKLKSHS, encoded by the exons ATGCAGAAGATGCTGTCCATCATATCCAACGTTTTGCGGGGAACCGCCAGCAAGAAT GGCGCTCGGGTGGTGCTCTCCTCTAGGGGCTACGCAGACTTCACCCCGCAGGCATCCTTCGACATCAAG aAGTGTGACCTGCATAAGCTGGAGGAAGGCCCGCCCACGGTGGCAGTGCTGACGAGGGAGGAGGGTCTGCAGTACTACAGGACCATGCAGACGATGCGGCGCATGGAGCTCAAGGCTGACCAGCTCTACAAGCAGAAGATCATCCGCGGCTTCTGCCATCTCTATGATGGACAg GAGGCCTGTGCAGTTGGCATTGAAGGGGGCATCACACTGTCGGACCACCTCATCACTGCCTACCGTGCCCACGGATACACAATGACACGCGGCGGCACCGTCAGAGAAATCCTGGCCGAGCTGACTG gtcgTCGGGGAGGAATCCAAAAAGGAAAGGGCGGGTCCATGCACATGTACACTAAGCACTTCTACGGGGGAAATGGAATCGTGGGAGCTCAG GTCCCTCTAGGTGCAGGTGTTGCCTTGGCCTGTAAATACCTGGACAAGAACCAGGTTTGCGTCAGTCTCTATGGTGACGGAGCTGCAAATCAG GGGCAGATCTTTGAGACGTACAACATGGCGGCCCTGTGGAAGCTGCCCTGCATCTTCATCTGCGAGAACAACAAGTACGGCATGGGCACTGCAGTGGAGCGCGCCGCTGCCAGCACCGACTACTACAAGAGAGGAGACTTCATCCCAGGCATACGG GTGGATGGCATGGATGtcctgtgtgtgagggaggctaCCAAGTTCGCAGCTGATTATTGCCGCTCTGGAAAG GGTCCTATGCTGATGGAACTGCAGACATACCGTTACCATGGACACAGTATGAGTGACCCTGGAGTCAG CTACCGGACACGAGAGGAAATCCAGGAGGTGCGTAGTAAGAGTGACCCTATCTCCCTGCTAAAGGATCGCATGCTTCAGAACAACATGGCCACCGTGGAGGAGCTCAAG GAAATTGACGTGGAGGTGCGTAAGGAGATTGAGGATGCAGCTCAGTTCGCCACCACTGACCCCGAGCCCCCACTGGAGGACCTCTGCAACCACATCTACTCCAGCGAGCCGCCCATCGATGTGCGCGGCACCAACCCGTGGAGCAAGCTGAAGTCCCACAGCTaa